A region of Geobacillus sp. 46C-IIa DNA encodes the following proteins:
- a CDS encoding MFS transporter — protein MPILSPYIEEIGGAYSFIGLVLGSYGLMQLLCRLPIGIVSDLAQRRKPFVILGMVFAMGSGLLFALTDSLRWALASRALAGIAAATWVAFTVLYSCYFHSKETHRAMSQISLIVVLAQLTGMTVSGYMVDQWGWHAPFWAGGVLGATGAFLSIWVSEPKRNDERRQTIQLKHLLLVIKEPQLWKVSILSVLAHGIIFTTMFGFTPAYALKIGLKEGDLSMLTFCFMIPHALATFFIGKTLVPRWGKWGSLLMAFSGTALFTFMIPAASESVSFYVVQAGHGFFLGLLFPLLLGMAIESVDEAQKATAMGTYQAIYAIGMFGGPYLAGILNEWIRIQFAFYFSGTLGLVAIGLIVAWKHGEWIPLLNKMIHKEYQ, from the coding sequence ATGCCGATCTTATCTCCCTATATTGAAGAGATAGGGGGCGCATACTCGTTTATCGGGCTTGTATTAGGCAGTTACGGTCTTATGCAATTGTTGTGCCGCCTGCCTATTGGGATTGTATCCGACCTGGCACAAAGAAGAAAACCGTTTGTCATTTTAGGGATGGTTTTCGCCATGGGGAGTGGCCTTTTGTTTGCCCTCACCGACAGTTTACGATGGGCGCTTGCATCAAGGGCGCTGGCCGGAATTGCCGCAGCGACATGGGTAGCTTTTACCGTGCTTTATTCTTGCTACTTCCACTCCAAGGAAACTCATCGGGCGATGAGTCAAATTTCGCTGATTGTCGTTTTGGCGCAACTGACCGGCATGACGGTCAGCGGATATATGGTGGATCAATGGGGATGGCACGCCCCGTTTTGGGCCGGCGGGGTTCTTGGCGCAACGGGCGCCTTTCTTTCTATATGGGTTAGCGAGCCGAAGAGAAACGACGAACGAAGACAAACGATTCAACTGAAACATCTTCTTCTTGTGATCAAGGAACCACAGCTATGGAAAGTTTCTATTTTATCGGTATTGGCTCACGGGATCATTTTTACGACAATGTTTGGCTTTACTCCGGCCTATGCGTTGAAGATCGGTCTAAAAGAAGGAGATTTAAGTATGTTAACGTTTTGCTTTATGATTCCGCATGCCTTGGCGACTTTTTTTATTGGAAAAACGCTCGTTCCGCGATGGGGCAAGTGGGGCTCGCTTCTTATGGCATTTTCCGGAACCGCGCTGTTTACGTTCATGATTCCAGCCGCTAGTGAAAGCGTTTCTTTCTATGTTGTTCAAGCTGGCCACGGCTTTTTCCTTGGGCTGTTGTTTCCGTTGTTATTAGGAATGGCGATTGAGTCTGTTGATGAGGCCCAGAAAGCAACCGCCATGGGAACATATCAGGCCATTTATGCTATTGGCATGTTTGGCGGGCCGTATCTAGCCGGAATACTGAATGAGTGGATCCGTATCCAATTCGCGTTTTACTTCTCCGGGACGCTCGGGTTGGTTGCAATCGGATTGATTGTAGCGTGGAAGCATGGGGAATGGATTCCATTGCTGAATAAAATGATTCATAAGGAGTATCAGTGA
- the iolB gene encoding 5-deoxy-glucuronate isomerase: MSRLVIPSHSPNEEGNVVRVTPESAGWEYVGFEVYALTKGQTLRKETMDQEACLVLLKGKANIHTRHERWENIGLRMDIFEKIPPYSVYVPSNDVYEVQAVTDLELAVCLAPGKGTYPARLIPPGEVGVEIRGAENIERRVHNILPESKPADSLLVVEVFTPEGNWSSYPPHKHDQNNLPYESYLEETYYHRIHPDHGFMVQRIYTDDRSIDETMVVKNGDVVLVPKGYHPVSAPPGYEGYYLNVMAGPVRTWKFHNDPDHEWVMKSKLAAKQK, from the coding sequence ATGAGCCGACTGGTCATACCAAGCCATTCGCCGAATGAAGAGGGGAACGTCGTCCGCGTAACGCCGGAATCGGCGGGGTGGGAGTATGTTGGATTTGAAGTGTATGCGTTAACAAAAGGACAAACATTGCGAAAAGAGACGATGGATCAGGAAGCCTGCCTTGTTCTTCTCAAAGGGAAAGCCAATATACACACGAGACATGAACGGTGGGAAAATATTGGACTGAGAATGGATATTTTTGAGAAGATTCCGCCATACTCTGTCTATGTCCCGTCCAATGATGTTTATGAAGTGCAAGCAGTGACTGATTTGGAGTTGGCCGTTTGTTTAGCGCCAGGGAAAGGAACGTATCCAGCCCGTTTGATTCCGCCAGGCGAAGTAGGAGTTGAAATACGGGGAGCAGAAAATATTGAACGGCGGGTGCATAACATTCTTCCGGAGTCTAAACCGGCTGACAGCTTGCTTGTCGTTGAGGTATTTACGCCGGAAGGAAACTGGTCGAGTTACCCACCGCATAAACATGACCAAAACAATTTGCCGTATGAATCCTATTTAGAAGAAACGTATTATCATCGAATCCATCCGGACCACGGTTTTATGGTACAACGGATCTACACCGATGACCGTTCGATTGATGAAACGATGGTCGTGAAAAACGGAGATGTTGTTTTGGTGCCGAAAGGTTATCACCCGGTTTCCGCTCCCCCAGGTTATGAGGGGTATTACTTAAACGTCATGGCCGGACCCGTACGGACGTGGAAGTTCCATAATGACCCGGACCATGAGTGGGTGATGAAAAGCAAGCTCGCGGCCAAACAGAAGTAG
- the xylF gene encoding D-xylose ABC transporter substrate-binding protein — protein sequence MKKVSKFLSPVLLFSLILLLLSACGQDVAKNESGNNSGNQANQDKKIKIGFSVSDLTLERWQHDRDIFVEEVKKLGADVLVQSANGDSEKQLSQIQNMLSQGIDVLVIVAVNTESLSPVVQQAKKEGVKVLAYDRLIMNADVDAYVSFDNVRVGEMQAEYLVKKVPKGNYFLLGGSPTDNNAKMFREGQMKVLQPLIDKGDIKVVGDQWAKDWQASEAMRIIENALTANKNQIDAIVASNDSTAGGAIQALKAQGLDGKVAISGQDADLAAVQRIVEGTQSMTVYKPIKSIATKSAEVAVQLAKGEKVQADETVNNGKVDVPFIKLDPIMVDKDNVIDTVIKDGFHSYDEVYKNVPEEKRPPRP from the coding sequence ATGAAGAAGGTTTCAAAGTTCTTAAGTCCTGTCTTATTATTTTCTCTTATCTTGCTGTTGTTGTCCGCCTGCGGACAGGATGTGGCCAAAAATGAAAGCGGAAACAACAGCGGAAATCAGGCGAACCAAGACAAAAAAATTAAAATTGGTTTTTCTGTATCCGATCTGACACTTGAAAGATGGCAACATGACCGTGACATTTTTGTTGAAGAGGTTAAGAAGTTAGGGGCCGATGTTTTAGTTCAGTCCGCAAACGGGGATAGCGAGAAGCAACTGTCACAAATTCAAAATATGTTATCCCAAGGGATTGACGTTTTAGTCATTGTAGCGGTTAATACGGAATCCTTATCTCCAGTCGTTCAACAGGCTAAAAAGGAAGGAGTAAAAGTGCTTGCTTATGACCGGCTCATTATGAATGCGGACGTAGATGCCTACGTGTCTTTTGACAACGTACGTGTCGGCGAAATGCAAGCGGAGTATTTGGTGAAAAAAGTTCCTAAAGGAAACTACTTTTTATTAGGCGGTTCGCCGACTGACAATAATGCCAAAATGTTTAGAGAAGGGCAAATGAAGGTTTTACAGCCTTTAATTGATAAAGGCGATATTAAGGTTGTCGGGGATCAATGGGCAAAAGACTGGCAAGCCTCTGAAGCAATGAGAATTATTGAGAATGCATTGACGGCCAATAAAAACCAAATTGATGCGATTGTGGCATCGAATGACAGCACGGCAGGCGGAGCGATTCAAGCGTTGAAGGCTCAAGGGTTAGACGGAAAAGTGGCGATTTCTGGTCAAGATGCTGACTTGGCTGCCGTTCAGCGAATTGTCGAAGGAACTCAATCGATGACAGTATACAAACCGATTAAGAGTATTGCAACAAAGTCCGCCGAAGTTGCAGTACAGCTAGCGAAGGGCGAAAAAGTTCAGGCGGATGAAACGGTAAATAACGGAAAAGTAGATGTACCGTTTATTAAACTGGATCCAATCATGGTTGATAAAGATAATGTCATTGACACTGTTATTAAAGATGGATTCCACTCGTATGACGAAGTTTATAAAAATGTGCCTGAAGAGAAACGCCCGCCGCGTCCATAA
- the iolC gene encoding 5-dehydro-2-deoxygluconokinase has protein sequence MNLLPFDQQKTLDFIAVGRLCIDLNANEIHRPMEETVTFTKYVGGSPANIAIGMARLGMKTGFIGRVADDQMGRFIVRYLKNNGIDTSHVITDKSGSVTGLAFTEIKSPTDCSILMYRDNVADLKLEPNDIHKDYIQQAKCLLISGTALAKSPSREAVFLALEYARRHGVVVFFDLDYRPYTWQSKEETAIYYNLAAEKCDVIIGTREEFDMMEQFAGHSRDDEKTAQKWFDYNAKIVVIKHGKDGSIAYTKTGETFIGTIFPANIVKTFGAGDSYAAGFIYGLMNGWPIPKAMEYGAAAASIVISSHSCSDAMPTLDQIEQFIQQHKSSSAAAKS, from the coding sequence ATGAATTTACTCCCATTTGACCAGCAAAAAACGTTGGATTTTATCGCCGTTGGCCGGCTATGCATCGATTTGAACGCCAATGAAATCCATCGGCCGATGGAAGAAACGGTGACGTTTACGAAATATGTCGGTGGGTCTCCGGCGAACATCGCCATCGGCATGGCGCGGCTCGGCATGAAAACGGGATTTATCGGGCGGGTTGCTGACGACCAAATGGGTCGATTTATTGTCCGATATTTAAAAAACAATGGAATTGATACGTCCCATGTCATTACCGACAAGTCCGGCAGTGTGACGGGTTTGGCGTTTACCGAGATCAAGAGCCCGACCGACTGCAGCATCCTCATGTATCGCGATAATGTCGCTGATTTGAAACTGGAACCAAACGACATTCATAAAGACTATATTCAGCAGGCAAAATGCCTGCTGATTTCCGGGACGGCTTTGGCGAAAAGTCCGTCAAGAGAAGCGGTGTTTTTAGCGTTGGAGTATGCAAGACGTCATGGGGTCGTTGTCTTTTTCGATTTGGATTATCGCCCTTATACGTGGCAATCCAAAGAGGAAACGGCAATCTATTACAACTTGGCTGCGGAAAAATGCGACGTGATCATCGGCACGAGAGAAGAATTTGACATGATGGAGCAGTTTGCCGGCCATTCGCGCGATGACGAGAAAACGGCGCAAAAGTGGTTTGACTACAACGCGAAAATCGTTGTCATTAAGCATGGCAAAGATGGGTCGATCGCCTACACGAAAACAGGAGAAACATTTATCGGCACGATTTTCCCGGCGAATATTGTGAAAACGTTTGGAGCGGGCGATTCTTACGCTGCTGGGTTTATCTATGGATTAATGAATGGGTGGCCTATTCCGAAGGCGATGGAATATGGCGCAGCTGCCGCTTCGATTGTCATCTCGAGCCATAGTTGCTCTGATGCGATGCCAACGTTGGACCAAATTGAACAGTTCATTCAACAACATAAAAGCAGCTCGGCCGCTGCGAAATCATAA
- a CDS encoding CoA-acylating methylmalonate-semialdehyde dehydrogenase, producing MTMTTGVQTLKNYVGGQWVESSSAKTEAVPNPATGEVLAYVPISNREDLDHAVAAAKEAFKTWSKTPVPRRARILFKYQQLLVEHWEELARLVTLENGKSYNEAYGEVQRGIECVEFAAGAPTLMMGRQLPDIATGIESGMYRYPIGVVGGITPFNFPMMVPCWMFPLAIACGNTFVLKPSERTPMLANRLAELFKEAGLPDGVLNIVHGARDVVNGLLEHPDVKAISFVGSQPVGEYVYKTAAAHGKRVQALTGAKNHSIVMPDADLKLAAREIINAAFGSAGERCMAASVVVAVGDIADELVERLVAAANDIKIGNGLEESVFLGPVIREAHKQRTVKYIELGEKEGAILVRDGRKDAAVQDDGYFIGPTIFDRVTTDMTIWKDEIFAPVLSIVRVNTLDEAIEVANKSPFANGACLYTRDGGNVRKFRDEIDAGMLGVNLGVPAPMAFFPFSGWKNSFYGDLHANGMDGVEFYTRKKMLTARW from the coding sequence ATGACGATGACAACGGGAGTGCAAACCTTAAAAAACTATGTTGGCGGGCAATGGGTGGAATCCAGTTCTGCGAAGACAGAAGCGGTTCCAAACCCTGCGACGGGCGAAGTGCTCGCTTACGTCCCGATTTCGAACCGTGAGGATTTGGATCATGCCGTTGCGGCAGCGAAAGAGGCATTCAAAACATGGAGCAAAACGCCAGTGCCGCGCCGGGCGCGGATTTTATTCAAATACCAGCAGTTGCTTGTTGAACATTGGGAAGAACTGGCCCGGTTAGTGACGTTAGAAAACGGCAAAAGCTACAACGAAGCCTACGGGGAGGTGCAGCGTGGAATTGAATGCGTGGAATTTGCCGCAGGTGCGCCGACACTCATGATGGGAAGACAGCTTCCTGACATTGCGACTGGCATTGAATCAGGAATGTATCGTTATCCGATTGGTGTCGTTGGGGGCATCACGCCGTTTAACTTCCCGATGATGGTTCCTTGCTGGATGTTCCCGTTGGCGATTGCGTGCGGAAACACGTTCGTCTTAAAACCGTCCGAACGCACACCGATGTTGGCCAATCGCCTGGCTGAACTCTTTAAAGAAGCAGGGCTTCCGGACGGGGTGCTCAACATCGTTCATGGGGCGCGTGATGTCGTGAACGGTCTGTTGGAGCATCCGGATGTGAAAGCCATCTCGTTTGTCGGCTCCCAGCCGGTCGGTGAGTATGTATACAAAACAGCAGCGGCCCACGGCAAACGCGTTCAGGCGTTGACAGGGGCTAAAAACCATTCCATCGTCATGCCGGATGCGGACTTGAAACTGGCTGCTCGTGAAATTATTAACGCAGCGTTCGGCTCTGCTGGAGAGCGGTGCATGGCGGCGTCAGTTGTTGTCGCGGTTGGGGACATTGCTGATGAATTAGTTGAGAGATTAGTAGCGGCTGCCAATGACATTAAGATAGGCAACGGATTGGAGGAGAGCGTCTTTTTAGGCCCGGTCATTCGCGAAGCTCATAAACAACGGACGGTAAAATATATTGAACTCGGAGAAAAAGAAGGAGCTATTTTGGTGCGCGACGGGCGGAAAGATGCTGCTGTCCAAGACGACGGATACTTTATCGGACCGACCATCTTTGACCGAGTCACCACCGACATGACGATTTGGAAAGATGAAATTTTCGCCCCTGTTCTTTCGATTGTGCGTGTTAATACACTAGATGAAGCCATTGAAGTCGCCAACAAATCGCCATTCGCCAACGGGGCATGCCTTTACACAAGAGATGGAGGAAATGTTCGTAAGTTCCGCGATGAAATCGATGCCGGCATGTTAGGCGTCAACTTAGGCGTTCCTGCGCCGATGGCCTTCTTCCCGTTCTCTGGGTGGAAAAACTCGTTTTATGGCGACCTTCATGCGAACGGTATGGACGGTGTGGAATTTTATACACGTAAGAAAATGCTCACTGCCCGCTGGTAA
- the fba gene encoding class II fructose-1,6-bisphosphate aldolase yields MTLVSMKDILQCALRGNYAVGHFNINNLEFAQAILLGAEEEEAPVILAVSPGYIGHLGGLRTVAAMVKELVKEYGITVPVALHLDHGSSYEQCLEAMEAGFTSVMIDASHFPLEKNISMTKKVVEAARSFGVSVEAEVGRIGGQEDDVVVDEAEAMYAIPEECERLVKETGVDCLAPALGSVHGPYKGKPKLGFAQMEQIQRLTGVPLVLHGGTGIPLDDIRRAISLGTAKINVNTENQLAFTRGIRRLFNENDSLYDPRKYLGAGREEVKQTVRQKIREFDSAGKAKEALLPSF; encoded by the coding sequence ATGACGCTTGTCTCAATGAAGGACATATTGCAATGCGCATTACGGGGAAATTATGCTGTCGGGCATTTTAACATAAACAACTTGGAATTTGCCCAAGCCATTCTCCTAGGGGCCGAAGAAGAAGAGGCACCTGTCATTTTGGCCGTGAGCCCGGGATATATCGGACATCTTGGTGGGCTGCGGACGGTAGCGGCCATGGTCAAAGAACTCGTGAAAGAATACGGCATTACCGTACCTGTCGCTCTCCATTTAGACCACGGCTCCTCCTATGAGCAATGCCTTGAGGCGATGGAAGCCGGGTTTACATCGGTGATGATTGATGCATCCCATTTCCCTTTAGAAAAAAATATTTCCATGACAAAAAAAGTCGTTGAGGCAGCTCGGTCCTTTGGTGTCTCCGTTGAAGCAGAGGTCGGAAGAATCGGAGGGCAAGAGGATGACGTAGTGGTCGATGAAGCGGAAGCGATGTACGCCATTCCAGAAGAATGTGAGCGGCTCGTTAAAGAAACGGGGGTCGACTGTCTGGCACCGGCGCTAGGTTCGGTTCACGGCCCATATAAAGGGAAACCGAAATTAGGATTTGCGCAAATGGAGCAAATCCAGCGCTTAACCGGCGTGCCGCTTGTGCTGCATGGGGGAACAGGAATCCCCTTGGATGATATTCGCAGAGCCATTTCGTTAGGAACAGCGAAAATTAACGTCAACACAGAAAATCAATTGGCGTTTACCCGGGGAATTCGCCGCTTATTCAATGAGAATGACAGTCTATACGACCCAAGAAAATACCTTGGGGCGGGAAGGGAAGAAGTAAAACAGACCGTAAGACAAAAAATTCGTGAATTTGATTCGGCAGGGAAAGCGAAAGAAGCTTTGTTGCCTTCGTTTTAA